From a single Micromonospora pallida genomic region:
- a CDS encoding DUF262 domain-containing protein, translating into MTWQTTNPLTPLSTGFGVWSIDEYTERIRRGEMILDAPYQRGRRWTDDQRIALMRSWLQGVPIPAVLLNDRTGAAWHDSDPDAHVTYAVVDGRQRLETALAWQAGNLAIPTSWLPTDWIRVAEDTDDGPYVRVTGLHAPRRIARLMDLPCVRARVGTVADEATIYLLVNGAGTPHAGADLDRAARIANSQACPPPISSIR; encoded by the coding sequence ATGACCTGGCAAACCACGAACCCACTGACGCCGCTGTCCACCGGCTTCGGGGTCTGGTCCATCGACGAGTACACCGAGCGGATCCGTCGTGGCGAGATGATCCTCGACGCCCCGTACCAGCGTGGCCGCCGCTGGACCGACGACCAGCGCATCGCCCTCATGCGGTCCTGGCTACAGGGCGTCCCGATCCCCGCCGTCCTCCTCAACGACCGCACCGGGGCCGCCTGGCACGACAGCGACCCCGACGCCCACGTCACCTACGCCGTGGTGGACGGCCGGCAGCGTCTCGAAACCGCCCTCGCCTGGCAGGCCGGCAACCTGGCCATCCCCACCTCGTGGCTTCCCACCGACTGGATCCGCGTTGCCGAGGACACCGACGACGGTCCCTACGTCCGCGTGACTGGACTGCACGCACCCCGCCGGATCGCCCGGCTGATGGACCTGCCCTGTGTGCGGGCTCGGGTCGGCACCGTCGCGGACGAGGCCACCATCTACCTGCTCGTCAACGGTGCCGGAACGCCGCACGCCGGCGCTGACCTCGACCGCGCCGCGCGGATCGCCAACTCGCAGGCGTGCCCGCCGCCGATCAGCAGCATCCGGTAG
- a CDS encoding GGDEF domain-containing protein, translated as MSQTANSLITAAGGLLAGLAVAGLWALRLWALLTRARTRLRTLDRVVRNAHGLVETLRAERDTYHRQATEDDTTRLPNRRAAIERLTHAVTTHSEVGVIVLDLVGFKLVNDRLGHRAGNTLLAQVAERLRRLGQSDVFPARLSGDEFALIVQGGLDRTISVAGRAWRDISQVPFVLHGRQIDIVASVGYTTTDQAGRDPESLLHLADIAMYWAKANGGAVHGYAEHMGDAPSDGRPRDWPPPYDR; from the coding sequence GTGTCTCAGACAGCGAACTCCCTTATCACCGCCGCAGGCGGGCTCCTCGCCGGACTGGCCGTCGCCGGCCTCTGGGCGCTGCGCCTCTGGGCCCTGCTGACCCGCGCCCGGACCCGGCTGCGGACGCTGGACCGCGTCGTCCGGAACGCGCACGGCCTGGTCGAGACCCTGCGGGCCGAACGCGACACCTACCACCGGCAGGCGACCGAGGACGACACCACCCGCCTGCCCAACCGTCGCGCGGCGATCGAGCGGCTGACGCACGCGGTGACGACCCACAGTGAGGTCGGCGTCATCGTCCTCGACCTCGTCGGGTTCAAACTGGTCAACGACCGTCTCGGGCACCGGGCAGGCAACACCCTGCTGGCCCAGGTTGCTGAGAGGCTCCGCCGCCTCGGGCAGTCCGACGTCTTCCCCGCCCGACTCTCCGGCGACGAATTCGCCCTCATCGTCCAGGGCGGTCTCGACAGAACGATCTCGGTGGCCGGCCGGGCCTGGAGGGACATCAGCCAGGTTCCGTTCGTCCTCCACGGCAGGCAGATCGACATCGTCGCCAGCGTCGGCTACACGACCACCGACCAGGCCGGCCGCGATCCCGAGTCCCTGCTGCACCTCGCCGACATCGCCATGTACTGGGCCAAGGCCAACGGCGGCGCGGTGCACGGCTACGCCGAGCACATGGGAGACGCCCCGAGCGACGGTCGCCCCCGCGACTGGCCGCCGCCGTACGACCGGTGA
- a CDS encoding M23 family metallopeptidase, producing MKIRSLVSLIIAVVAVFVLCAGGLGGLLAGGTAAGSCLPISLPSASSTAASPPRMPSDWPTIGEWDGEQVANAAAIVTIGTQLGVPDRGWVIAVATAMQESTLRNLPGGDRDSVGLFQQRPSQGWGTPAQLQDPVYAAGRFYAKLLTIGGWQTMPLTEAAQAVQVSAYPDAYAKWEGPAAELVTVIARTVGLPMGGLAGCGAVGPWTQPVLAPVGSGFRSSDRPGHDGVDLSAPRGTIIRAASAGTVRTVRCNAVYASTGAPWGCDRDGDPVLTRGCGWYVDIDHAGGLLTRYCHMDQPPMVTVGQQVAVGQPLGVVGSTGHSSGPHLHFEVHVRGDASEAGAIDPVPFMAAQGTPLGARP from the coding sequence ATGAAGATCCGCTCCCTGGTGTCGCTCATCATCGCCGTCGTCGCCGTGTTCGTGCTCTGCGCGGGTGGGCTGGGCGGCCTGCTCGCCGGCGGTACCGCCGCCGGGTCCTGCCTACCGATCTCCCTGCCATCAGCGAGTTCCACTGCGGCCAGCCCGCCGAGGATGCCCAGCGACTGGCCGACGATCGGCGAATGGGACGGCGAGCAGGTCGCCAACGCGGCGGCAATCGTCACCATCGGCACCCAGCTCGGGGTACCAGATCGTGGCTGGGTCATCGCGGTTGCCACCGCGATGCAGGAAAGCACGCTGCGGAACCTGCCCGGCGGCGACCGGGACTCTGTCGGGCTGTTCCAGCAACGCCCCAGCCAGGGCTGGGGCACCCCGGCACAGCTCCAGGATCCGGTCTACGCGGCCGGCAGGTTCTACGCCAAGCTGCTCACGATCGGCGGTTGGCAGACCATGCCGTTGACCGAAGCTGCGCAGGCCGTGCAAGTCAGCGCCTACCCCGATGCGTACGCCAAGTGGGAGGGCCCGGCAGCGGAGCTCGTCACGGTCATCGCCAGGACGGTTGGCCTACCGATGGGCGGCCTGGCCGGCTGCGGGGCGGTCGGCCCGTGGACCCAGCCCGTGCTCGCCCCGGTCGGATCCGGGTTCCGCAGCAGTGACCGGCCCGGCCATGACGGCGTCGACCTCAGCGCCCCGCGCGGGACGATCATCCGCGCCGCGTCCGCTGGCACCGTCCGCACCGTCCGCTGCAATGCTGTCTACGCCAGCACCGGCGCGCCGTGGGGCTGTGACCGCGACGGCGACCCCGTCCTTACCCGCGGGTGCGGCTGGTACGTCGACATCGACCACGCCGGCGGGCTGCTGACGCGCTACTGCCACATGGACCAACCCCCGATGGTGACGGTCGGCCAGCAGGTCGCCGTCGGACAACCCCTCGGCGTCGTCGGCTCCACCGGCCACTCCAGCGGCCCGCACCTGCACTTCGAGGTGCACGTACGCGGCGACGCCAGCGAGGCCGGCGCGATCGACCCGGTGCCCTTCATGGCCGCGCAGGGCACCCCGCTCGGCGCCCGGCCGTAA